The genomic DNA AACAAATCGCGTTGGGAAAGCAACGTAGATGTGAGGGGCGCGAAAATACGCTTGCGTTCCGTTTGTATAGAGGTGTTCACCGGGAAGATTCGGAGCCATCTCGACCGGCTTGCTCCAGGTTTCAAAATCGGACGACACCGTTCTGCTAATGCTTCTGAGCCGCTCGGGATTGGTCCAGGTTCTGAAATAGCAGACGTACTTCTGTTCAGCTTCTGACCAGAAAGAGACGTTCGGAGAATCAAAGGCATGTCGCCATTCGGGTTGATAGGGAATCACTTCCGATTTCTTTGTCCAGTGAATCCCATCTGCAGAGACCCACGCAAACAGACCTCGCCCCGGTTTTGTCGTCCCTATTTTGTTTCCCGGTCCGGGATAGCCTGCCAGTGCCTTGAATCGTTCGTCCGGATCGACTCCCTTTCGAGAATCAAGGAAGGGCATAAAGTTCGTCAAGAAAGGTGGCTGTCGAACAAGTATCGCGTTGTTCTTTTTTGAACCGTCGAACTCGCAAAGCCCAAGATTCGGAAATGTCCATTCGTGACCGTCGCGACTTTCCGCATAGTGAACCGTTTCGCCCGGATGTCCGGTATGAAATTCACCTTTGTAGCTGGGATCGGAACTCCGATAGTATGCCCGCAACAGGTCTCCATCCTTGATGATGGTCACCATATGACGCTCCGGGAGTGGCGACTTGGGACGAGGAGTTTTGATGGGATGATGCAATTTGAGTTCGACGCCGTCCGTTTTTTCTATCAAGAATCGATCGACAAACAATTCGCGCCGCGAGCCAATTTCAATCGTCTCTTCAGCCTTGCAGAGCTCGACCGTTTGCAAATTCAGGACGAGTAAAATTCCGAGTAGAATGAATCGATTCATGCCGAGTCCGCCTCATTGAAGAAAGTAAGTTTTGCGATTCGCTACAAAGTCGTTCTCAACTTTTCACAGTTCCTCACCCCGCCATGTTTCGTCACTTTGGGCTCCCCACAAATCGGTCTGCGGAAGCAGAAGCTCCGGAAGATTCCCGTGAGAAATCTCTTCTGGAAGTGGATAGTGACGGGCTGGAACTCCGTAAGCGAGTCTGTCAGGAGGAACATCTTTATTGACCACTGAGCCTGCACCAATCACCGAGTTGCGGCCAATCGTGACGCCGGGACAGACAGTCACTCCGCCACCGATGCTCACATGATCTTCGATCGTTGGCCCTTCCACTGGTGCGGCTCTTCGCATCGGATATTTATCGTTCATGAATGACGTCCCCGGTCCGATGAACACCATATCCCCAATGGTCGTCGTGCTTGGCAAATAGACATGTGCCATAAGTTTGACACCATCTCCAATCCGCAAGCGACCTTCCAAAGTACACTTGTGATGGACAACACAACGATCACCGATCGTGACCTCAGCCCGGATCAATACTTGATGCCCACATTGAAAACGATTCCCGATCACCGTGCTTGCATAGAGAATGCTTCCCGAGCGAATCACTGCATCGTCGCCGATCCTTAGCGGAGCGAAGTCTCCCGGATATCGATATCCCAATGTGACATCCGGGTCGACTTGAGCGTTGCTCCCGATCTCAAAGTAAGCCTCCTCGGACATTATTTCTCCTCGACAAATTGATTCAGAATCCGAACAGCCTCCTGCGCCAGGACATCGCCAGCTGGCTTTTCAAGAGGAAGACGAAATCGTGTGTAGCGATGATGCGAACTCATATACTCCTGACCTCCAACGTTTTCTGAATCAGGAATGTACCCATGCGAAACGTTCATATAGCCGCACGGAATCGTCAGCGGTAAC from Thalassoglobus polymorphus includes the following:
- a CDS encoding glycoside hydrolase family protein produces the protein MNRFILLGILLVLNLQTVELCKAEETIEIGSRRELFVDRFLIEKTDGVELKLHHPIKTPRPKSPLPERHMVTIIKDGDLLRAYYRSSDPSYKGEFHTGHPGETVHYAESRDGHEWTFPNLGLCEFDGSKKNNAILVRQPPFLTNFMPFLDSRKGVDPDERFKALAGYPGPGNKIGTTKPGRGLFAWVSADGIHWTKKSEVIPYQPEWRHAFDSPNVSFWSEAEQKYVCYFRTWTNPERLRSISRTVSSDFETWSKPVEMAPNLPGEHLYTNGTQAYFRAPHIYVAFPTRFVPGRGDAPGYDTKDVNATDILFMSSRAGTDRYNRLFTHAFIRPGLDPARWRNRSNYVALNVVPTSPTEMSIYHRSGDRYTLRTDGFVSVNATSKKGLLLTKPIQFQGEELGLNLSTSAVGGVRVEIQDLDGRPFEGFTLDDCQPVFGDSIDLKVKWRKDADLSKLAGKPVRLKFELVECDLYSFRFE
- a CDS encoding acyltransferase, translated to MSEEAYFEIGSNAQVDPDVTLGYRYPGDFAPLRIGDDAVIRSGSILYASTVIGNRFQCGHQVLIRAEVTIGDRCVVHHKCTLEGRLRIGDGVKLMAHVYLPSTTTIGDMVFIGPGTSFMNDKYPMRRAAPVEGPTIEDHVSIGGGVTVCPGVTIGRNSVIGAGSVVNKDVPPDRLAYGVPARHYPLPEEISHGNLPELLLPQTDLWGAQSDETWRGEEL